A region of the Gammaproteobacteria bacterium genome:
TGGCAGGGTATCGACGAATACCGGCAGTTTATTTTTAATTCGCCCGCCGCCCGAATTGCCGGTGAGTTGATGAAGTCGACACATATCAACTTTTATTTTGATGCGGTATTTGTACGCTCCCCAGGCAGCCAGTTTGCTACGCCCTGGCATCAGGACGAGCCTTATTGGTCTGTTGAGGGGTATGACACCTGCACGCTTTGGATGCCACTGGTTCCGGTCAAACGGGAAAACGCATTGGCTTACGTGCCCGGCTCTCACCGACTCGACTCCGTGTTTTACCAGTACAACTTCGGAGATCTAAATCCGGATGGCAAAACGACGGTTGACCAGGTCGATTTCTCGGGTATCGCTGAAACTGCGCTCCCAGACATTGATGCTGATCCCGAAAGTTTCGGTGTCGTAAACTGGGATATGCAACCTGGCGACTGTGTGGCTTTCAACAGCCGGATTATACATGGCGGGTCGGGCAGACTTCACAAAGACACCGACTTGCGCGTGTTTACCACGAAGTGGCTAGGCGATGACGTACGCATCAAGTTCAGGGACTGTGGGATGGATCCAGATCACAGCGCCATCATGACAGAACATGGACTCAAGCCGGGTGACCGACCGGGAACAGACCTATACCCGCGGGTTTGGTCGCGAACATGATCTTTCGAATTGGTCAAAATCAAATGGTAGTAGATACATTACCGTTAAGTTCGTGGCTTAAAAATCAGCCACACTAGAAAAGGTAATATGCCACATAACAAGTTCATGCAGTCGGATTCACCACTCGCGCTGATACTGCTTTTTCTCCAGAGCTGACACTGAAACGCGTCTGCTTAGCTTCATTCTTCGGCCAGTTTCGAACTCCCAGCCTGAACAAAATCCCCCGCACCGTGGCGGGGCTTATGAGTTGAAAGATTAAATGGTTAAAATGTCTGAACAGCTCGGGCCGGTTCATGGGAAATCCGTAGAACTCTCTACTTGCATGCTCTCTCAAGAGGTCTTTGCGGAAACATACCTTCAACTATCGGTCCCGATACACCGACATTGCATCAACAACGAGCGCGATTCGACGCATGCTACGATTTCGGTACCTAGGTGCCAGACATGGTATTTATTTTTCCTATCCTGCAACTGTTTCACGGCAAGACGCTTCCTTGATATTAACGCAGATGCTAACATCGAATCGAACATCGTTATTCACTGCTGACAATTACCAGAATAGTGATTTTCTATAAATGCTAAAAAGAATAATCCCGCCTTTACTGTTCCTGGCTTTTGCCTGGTTCGTGGTTTCGAATGACGATGCCAAAACGATTATTGCCGGTATTGCTATATTTTTGA
Encoded here:
- a CDS encoding phytanoyl-CoA dioxygenase family protein, translated to MNSDVLRPITSEQITTYQRDGVVLLRGLFDLEWIDLLDKGLNANCEYPTDRSRVWDRDAEGRTMFWDSQAWQGIDEYRQFIFNSPAARIAGELMKSTHINFYFDAVFVRSPGSQFATPWHQDEPYWSVEGYDTCTLWMPLVPVKRENALAYVPGSHRLDSVFYQYNFGDLNPDGKTTVDQVDFSGIAETALPDIDADPESFGVVNWDMQPGDCVAFNSRIIHGGSGRLHKDTDLRVFTTKWLGDDVRIKFRDCGMDPDHSAIMTEHGLKPGDRPGTDLYPRVWSRT